The genomic segment GGCCAAGGGGGTGGGCGCCGACGCGATCCTCGTGGCGACGCCGCCCTATTCGGTGCCGACGGGGCGCGAGATCGCGCTGCATGCGCTGGCGATCGACCGGGCGGTGGACATGCCGGTGATGCTTTACAACTACCCGGGCCGGATGGGCGTGAACATGGACGCCGACACGCTGGATCGCCTTGGCCGCTCGCCCAATTTCTGCGGCATCAAGGAAAGCAGCGGCGACATCAACCGCCTGCACCTGGTCGCGCGGGAGTATCCTCACCTGGGGCTGCTTTGCGGGATGGATGACCAGGCGCTCGAGTTCTTTGCCTGGGGCGCCAAGGGCTGGGTCTGTGCCGGGTCGAACTTCGCGCCGGAGGCGCATGTGGCGCTTTACAAGGCGTGTGTGGTCGAGGGCGACTTCACCAAGGGCCGGCGGATCATGTCGGCGATGATGCCGCTGATGAGCGTGCTCGAACAGGGCGGCAAGTTCATCCAGTGCATCAAGCACGGGCTGACGATGCGCGGCATTCCCGCGGGCCCGCCCCGCAAGCCGCTGCAACCGCTCAACAAGGACGACAAGCGCGCGCTGGAAGAGGTGATCCGCACGCTCGACACCGCCATCGCCGCGATCACGGGAGAGGCCAAATGACCGAGTTACTGACCCGCGAGGAATACGCCGCCATCGCCGCCGACCTCGACCTGCCCGCGGCGCCGTTCATCGACGGCAAGTTCCGCAAGGGGAACGGCCCGGTGATGGAGACGGTGAACCCGGCCACGGGCGAGGTGCTGAAAAAGATCTCGACCGCCAATGCCGAGGACGTGGATTTCGCCGTGAAGAAGGCACGCGAAGCCTTTGACCGGGGCGAGTGGTCGCGGGCGCACCCGTCGGAGCGCAAGGATGTTCTGATCCGCTTCTGCAAGCTGATCACGCGGCGGCGGCACGAGCTGGCGGTGATGGAGAGCCTCGACAGCGGCAAGCCGATCCGCGATTGCGAGACGATCGACGTGCCGGAGACCATTCACACGATCAAGTGGCATGGCGAGCTGATCGACAAGATCTACGACCAGACCGGCCCGAGCGGGGACGACGCGATTTCGATGATCGTGCGCGAGCCATTGGGCGTGGTGGCCGCCGTGCTGCCGTGGAACTTCCCGATGCTGATGATGGCGTGGAAGATCGGCCCGGCGCTGGCCGCCGGCAACTCGGTGATCGTGAAGCCCGCCGAGCAGACCAGCCTGACCGCGCTGCGGCTGGCCGAGGTGGCGCATATGGCGGGCATCCCGCGCGGTGTGCTTCAGGTTCTGCCGGGCGACGGGCCAGGCGTGGGCGAGCCGCTGGGGCTGCACATGGGCGTCGACATGGTGAGCTTTACCGGCTCGACCGAGACCGGCAAGCGGTTCCTGCGCTATTCGGCCGACAGCAACATGAAGAAGGTCACGCTGGAATGCGGCGGCAAGAACCCGGCAGTCGTGCTGGAGGATGCCGAGAACCTCGATCACGTGGCAGAGCACGTGGTCAACGCGGCCTTCTGGAACATGGGCGAGAACTGTTCGGCGACCAGCCGGCTGATCGTGCACAAGGCGGTAAAGGACGCGCTGCTGGAGCGGATCGTGGCAAGGATGCGCGACTGGAAGATGGGCGATCCGTTGGATCCGGCGATGCATCTGGGCGCGCTCATTGACGGCGAGCATTGTAAGAAGGTGTCGAAATACCTCAAGGGCAAGGCCGTTGCCGGGGGTGGCAAGGCGAAAGGGAATTTCGTCGAGCCCACGGTTTACGAGGTGAAGAAATCCGACGCGAAGGCACGCGAAGAAATCTTCGGGCCGGTCCTGTCGGTCATCGAAGTGGCCAGCACCGAGGAGGCGATCCAGCTGGCCAACGACACCGAATATGGCCTCGCGGCGTCGGTCTTTTCCGGCAATGTGCGCAAGGCCATCCGCGCCGCGCGGGAGATCCGGGCGGGCACCGTGACGGTCAACTGCTACGGCGAGGGCGATATCTCCACCCCCTTCGGCGGCTACAAGCAATCGGGCTTCGGCGGGCGTGACAATTCCATCCACGCCCATGACCAGTTCACCGAAATGAAGACGATCTGGATCGACCTGACCGATCCAAAGGACGGCGACAACGTCGGGTAGGGCGGGTGTGAACCCACCACTCGCGCAACGGTGGGTTGGCACCCACCCTACGAGAAGGACGGCGCATCATGGCTGATGTGGCAGAGA from the Roseovarius indicus genome contains:
- the dapA gene encoding 4-hydroxy-tetrahydrodipicolinate synthase; translation: MQFEGIWTPIVTPLNADFSINEAALAEVVEYLIAGGVNGIISAGTTGEYYAQTVEERAHLAKLTKEMIGGRVPLVVGTGALRTEDSIEFAKMAKGVGADAILVATPPYSVPTGREIALHALAIDRAVDMPVMLYNYPGRMGVNMDADTLDRLGRSPNFCGIKESSGDINRLHLVAREYPHLGLLCGMDDQALEFFAWGAKGWVCAGSNFAPEAHVALYKACVVEGDFTKGRRIMSAMMPLMSVLEQGGKFIQCIKHGLTMRGIPAGPPRKPLQPLNKDDKRALEEVIRTLDTAIAAITGEAK
- a CDS encoding aldehyde dehydrogenase, with translation MTELLTREEYAAIAADLDLPAAPFIDGKFRKGNGPVMETVNPATGEVLKKISTANAEDVDFAVKKAREAFDRGEWSRAHPSERKDVLIRFCKLITRRRHELAVMESLDSGKPIRDCETIDVPETIHTIKWHGELIDKIYDQTGPSGDDAISMIVREPLGVVAAVLPWNFPMLMMAWKIGPALAAGNSVIVKPAEQTSLTALRLAEVAHMAGIPRGVLQVLPGDGPGVGEPLGLHMGVDMVSFTGSTETGKRFLRYSADSNMKKVTLECGGKNPAVVLEDAENLDHVAEHVVNAAFWNMGENCSATSRLIVHKAVKDALLERIVARMRDWKMGDPLDPAMHLGALIDGEHCKKVSKYLKGKAVAGGGKAKGNFVEPTVYEVKKSDAKAREEIFGPVLSVIEVASTEEAIQLANDTEYGLAASVFSGNVRKAIRAAREIRAGTVTVNCYGEGDISTPFGGYKQSGFGGRDNSIHAHDQFTEMKTIWIDLTDPKDGDNVG